A window of Ranitomeya variabilis isolate aRanVar5 chromosome 2, aRanVar5.hap1, whole genome shotgun sequence contains these coding sequences:
- the TOR2A gene encoding prosalusin — translation MAGSYRLLLLLILGTGGCWELLDLHCRVYNSCDCSFRPDLQALDCDLARNVFGQHLAREQLVKALKAFVGTEQPSKPLVLSFHGWSGTGKTFVSSLLVKHLYKDGNRSPYVHRFSPILHFPHAQNVNQYKEDLKLWIQSNLTACSRSMFLFEEMDKMHPGLIDVISPFLGSSWVVFGSNYKKAIFVFVSNSGGEAINNVALNFWRERKDREEIQLSDVAPAITKDVIADQEHGFWQSEIMKQNLIDVIVPFLPLRPNHVRHCVRSELEQMGLASEEDLVHSVTDSLVYFPEEEKVFSSTGCKTVAFRIDYYL, via the exons ATGGCGGGTAGTTACAGGCTGCTGCTCCTGCTTATTCTGGGCACCGGAGGATGCTGGGAGCTGCTGGACCTCCACTGCAGGGTGTACAACTCCTGCGACTGCAGCTTCAGGCCGGATCTCCAGG CGTTGGATTGTGACCTTGCTCGCAATGTCTTTGGACAGCACCTGGCTAGGGAGCAGTTGGTGAAGGCCCTAAAAGCCTTTGTGGGGACAGAGCAGCCCAGTAAGCCCCTCGTGCTGTCATTCCACGGCTGGAGCGGAACCGGCAAAACTTTTGTGAGTTCCCTGCTGGTAAAACACCTGTACAAAGATGGAAACAGGAGTCCGTACGTGCATCGCTTCTCTCCGATCCTGCACTTTCCTCATGCCCAGAATGTCAATCAGTACAAG GAGGACCTGAAGCTGTGGATCCAGAGTAACCTCACCGCCTGCAGCCGCTCCATGTTCTTGTTCGAGGAGATGGATAAGATGCATCCAGGGCTGATCGATGTCATCTCCCCCTTCTTGGGCTCCTCTTGGGTCGTCTTCGGTTCCAACTACAAGAAGGCCATATTTGTATTCGTAAG TAATTCGGGAGGAGAAGCCATTAATAACGTGGCACTGAATTTCTGGAGAGAGAGAAAGGACCGAGAGGAGATTCAGCTGAGTGACGTGGCACCGGCTATAACGAAAGATGTGATAGCCGACCAAGAAC ATGGTTTCTGGCAGTCTGAGATCATGAAGCAGAATCTCATCGATGTCATTGTGCCTTTTTTACCGCTCCGTCCCAACCACGTGCGGCACTGTGTGCGCAGCGAGCTGGAACAGATGGGACTTGCGTCGGAGGAAGACCTGGTACATTCAGTAACGGACAGTCTGGTTTATTTCCCAGAAGAGGAGAAAGTTTTCTCGTCCACTGGCTGCAAAACTGTAGCATTCCGGATCGACTACTATTTATAA